The DNA sequence AGGGTCGATAAAAGAATAGAGAGCGGCAATATCCTGTATATTATTTCCGGAAGTTTATATATATAGTAAATGATTATATACTGAAATTCGGGAGAGTGTTTAGTAAATGCGCCGATATTAGAAAGAAAATCTATAGTTACGTAAAAAAATATCAAGCTTATTATAGTCACGGCAAAATATTTTAAAAATTCGTTTAACAGGTATTTTTGTAATATTTTCATAATTATTTTAATGAAGCTTTGACATAAAGCACAAAACCAGAGGCGGCAAGAAATAGATCGGCGCCGCAAACTCCTATAAAAGGATTAATCTTATCGTTTAAAGACATATAAAAACCGGAAGTGAATACGACATAATAAATAACTACAAATATAATAGTATATGAGATAGCTAAGAATAAACTTCTTTTTTCAATAAGGGTGCCGAGCGGCATACCTATGAATATAAAAAGCAGCGTAGCAACCGGTATCGCTATTTTTTTATAAAGATACGTCAGATAAATATTTTTCATCTCCGGACTTTTCTGGACTATATATTTTTGTAAAAGTTTGGAAAAAGTCAAAAAATGAATAGAGCTATTTTTGCCTGGTATAGAAAATCCGCTAAGCTTAACGTTAATTTTATAAGTTTTAAAATGCATAATCCAAAAATTCTTAGAATCAGGCTCCTGATTCTGTATAGTGCCGTTTTTCAAATAAAAAGACAGAGTATTACGTTTCCTGTCGTACTTAATATTGCCGCTTTTTGCAATTAAAGTTTCAGGATTATTCCGAACTTTATTTAATATAAAAATTCCTTTAAGCGTAGATTTTTGCGTATTTACGCTTTTAACGAAAATGTTAAGCCCTCCAAACCTGTTAGTGAATGAATTTTTTTTCAATGCGGAAAGGGCGGCTTTTTTAACTTCTTTAACCGCAAGGACCCTAAAAAAAAAATTGAACCTCGGTGCTATATAAAACGAAAAAAGTATAGAAAAAACAAGCGGTATGAGGGAAAATAAAATTGCAGGTTTAGTAAGCCTGAAAATACTTACTCCGGAAGCCCTTAACGCAGTAATTTCGTTATCCTGCGTCATCTTGCCGAAAACAGCAAGTAATGCAAGCAAAAAAGATACGGGCAAGGTTATTATCATAAAATCAGGTATTGTCAAGCTTGCAAGTTTTAAAACGGCAGATATGCTGATGCCTTTATTTAAAACCATCTGCGTCAACAAAAGAATGCGGTTTATCGTAACGCTGAAAGTGAAAATAACCAGACCGAAAATAAACGGAAAAATCATCTGCTTAAAAATATATCTATCTATAGTTGACATATTGTCTTATATATCTTATTATTTTAAAAATTGCTTTAAAATTATTGACTATATTATTTAAAAATATTAAAATTAATCTAAGCCGTATTTGATA is a window from the Candidatus Acidulodesulfobacterium acidiphilum genome containing:
- a CDS encoding YjgP/YjgQ family permease — its product is MSTIDRYIFKQMIFPFIFGLVIFTFSVTINRILLLTQMVLNKGISISAVLKLASLTIPDFMIITLPVSFLLALLAVFGKMTQDNEITALRASGVSIFRLTKPAILFSLIPLVFSILFSFYIAPRFNFFFRVLAVKEVKKAALSALKKNSFTNRFGGLNIFVKSVNTQKSTLKGIFILNKVRNNPETLIAKSGNIKYDRKRNTLSFYLKNGTIQNQEPDSKNFWIMHFKTYKINVKLSGFSIPGKNSSIHFLTFSKLLQKYIVQKSPEMKNIYLTYLYKKIAIPVATLLFIFIGMPLGTLIEKRSLFLAISYTIIFVVIYYVVFTSGFYMSLNDKINPFIGVCGADLFLAASGFVLYVKASLK